Proteins encoded within one genomic window of Candidatus Zixiibacteriota bacterium:
- a CDS encoding dicarboxylate/amino acid:cation symporter has product MDKRTGNIILIGMIVGAVTGAVGGYFLSDWFAAISFVGELFLNALKMIVVPLIVCSMIVGVASLGDVRKLGRTTGKTLLYYLVTTGFSVVIGLILVNVVRPGTGVESFGAYVPDLVEASREKSLIDVIMGLIPANIVKAAAEGQVLPLIVFSLLFGGVLVTIGEKGKPVLAFFDGLNEAIMKLVTIIIYFAPLGVMALIGGIVARERDSLDQLITGLGWYAFTVIAGLTIHGVVILPLILKLLGKRNPWEYFVNMGQALTTAFTTASSSATLPITMEAVEEKNGVDGRAASFVLPLGATINMDGTALYEAVAALFIAQIYGVDLTLGAQVVIFLTATLASIGAAGIPHAGTVTMVFVLGAVGLPLEGIGLIWAVDWFLDRCRTTINVWGDAVGAAVIGETKEMRSEAGK; this is encoded by the coding sequence ATGGATAAGAGAACCGGCAATATCATACTGATTGGAATGATCGTTGGCGCCGTGACCGGTGCTGTTGGGGGATATTTCCTGAGCGACTGGTTTGCGGCGATCAGTTTTGTCGGTGAGTTGTTCCTTAACGCCCTGAAGATGATCGTGGTGCCGTTAATCGTTTGTTCCATGATCGTCGGAGTGGCTTCGCTCGGTGACGTTCGCAAACTGGGGCGCACTACCGGTAAGACCTTGTTGTATTATCTCGTTACGACCGGTTTCTCGGTGGTTATCGGGCTTATTCTGGTCAATGTGGTGCGTCCGGGGACGGGAGTCGAGAGCTTCGGCGCTTATGTGCCGGATCTGGTCGAGGCCAGCCGTGAAAAGAGCCTGATCGATGTCATTATGGGGCTTATCCCTGCAAACATCGTTAAAGCCGCAGCGGAAGGACAGGTTCTTCCATTAATCGTTTTCTCACTTCTATTTGGTGGTGTGCTGGTAACGATAGGAGAAAAGGGGAAACCGGTGCTGGCTTTTTTTGACGGCCTTAACGAGGCGATCATGAAGCTGGTGACGATAATCATCTATTTTGCTCCGCTCGGTGTTATGGCATTGATTGGCGGAATCGTGGCGCGCGAACGTGACTCTCTCGACCAGTTGATCACGGGATTGGGATGGTACGCCTTCACGGTAATCGCCGGACTGACCATTCACGGCGTAGTAATCCTGCCGTTGATTTTAAAGCTTTTAGGTAAACGAAATCCCTGGGAGTATTTCGTTAACATGGGTCAGGCGCTTACGACCGCGTTTACCACCGCTTCATCTTCGGCCACTTTACCGATTACGATGGAAGCGGTAGAAGAGAAAAACGGTGTCGATGGCCGTGCCGCTTCGTTTGTTCTGCCGCTCGGAGCGACGATCAATATGGACGGGACCGCTTTGTACGAAGCGGTGGCAGCTCTGTTCATCGCTCAGATATATGGGGTGGACCTTACCCTGGGAGCACAGGTAGTAATCTTCCTGACGGCAACTCTGGCCTCAATTGGGGCTGCTGGTATCCCGCATGCCGGTACGGTTACGATGGTATTCGTACTCGGGGCGGTCGGTTTACCGCTTGAAGGGATCGGACTGATCTGGGCGGTTGACTGGTTTCTTGACCGCTGTCGCACTACTATCAATGTCTGGGGCGATGCGGTTGGCGCTGCAGTGATCGGCGAAACAAAGGAAATGCGGTCGGAAGCCGGGAAGTAA
- a CDS encoding FG-GAP-like repeat-containing protein, translating to MRAIIIVPAILLTAMFTTVTGQVPIETVPFWQSTEVDAYSTGMIWEDANGDGYIDLFVSNGNDMNRAANTIYLSHYGELATSGSWYSSDAEYSGHCAVGDLDGNGFPEFFVSNYIGQSGFGEPSLVVGYYNFTGLPQNSTAWHSADSFFTFSCALGDVDNDGDLDLAVATGEGYYGYYSPEYLFLNENGILSDTACWQSNLSTAALDVCWGDYDNDGDLDLAVCDESHGAFIFNNNNGSLESNPGWQCSNPGSSNTVIFGYVNDDRWLDLVVAFNSQLGGHGKFCAYLNDGAGSLHTSPDWESADGGYGSALSLYDYDNDGDNDLAAGRWYDRIRIYENIGGTFVVSPTWQASPSTVAEELSWIDIDGDGLELFVDTFAVDGSRRLFYLKRQPIQIIDSIIVDGARIGLTDYCHDLRDGWISLAAAPVSELLVYYQYSFKNDLTVVHWDTCNMAFANTNDPLLDFYVDVEMGWAPFTVNFSDSSAGSSNQVWDFGDGQTGAGMEVSHMYESGGAMDVSLEADLADGYHHRRCRNMVVVLADTIYFEDIHAGQAGSVVVPVYLKNSNPLSRLVLPISYAGDVTLSYAGFDTIGCRTNYFNEVTVTGVADMVQKVSFRLTVSGTGNYQPPLSPGDGPIINLHFNRQSGFGAAVLDSTSFSGRSLDFDADYASFVPAVRSGTVTFGIACGDINGSGTVADISDLVYLVDYMFNSGLPPASLAATDVNGSGSGPDIADLVYMVDYMFNSGPDLDCGF from the coding sequence ATGAGAGCGATTATTATTGTTCCGGCGATTCTTCTGACCGCAATGTTTACGACCGTTACCGGTCAGGTTCCAATTGAAACTGTCCCATTTTGGCAATCGACGGAGGTTGATGCCTATTCAACCGGTATGATCTGGGAAGACGCCAACGGCGACGGTTATATCGACTTGTTCGTATCCAACGGCAACGACATGAACCGCGCCGCCAATACCATCTACCTTTCTCATTACGGTGAATTGGCCACCAGCGGGAGCTGGTATTCATCGGACGCCGAATACTCCGGACATTGTGCGGTGGGAGATCTCGATGGCAACGGTTTCCCCGAGTTTTTCGTTTCCAACTACATCGGCCAGAGCGGATTCGGCGAACCCAGTCTCGTCGTCGGATATTATAACTTCACCGGCTTACCGCAAAACAGCACCGCCTGGCACAGTGCCGATTCCTTTTTTACGTTCTCATGTGCGTTGGGAGATGTCGATAACGACGGCGACCTTGATCTGGCCGTAGCCACCGGGGAAGGGTATTACGGCTATTACAGTCCGGAATACCTTTTTCTGAACGAGAACGGGATTCTTTCCGATACCGCCTGCTGGCAGAGTAACCTTTCCACGGCGGCGCTGGATGTCTGCTGGGGGGACTACGACAACGACGGCGATCTCGATCTAGCCGTCTGCGACGAATCTCACGGAGCGTTCATCTTTAACAATAACAACGGAAGCCTTGAAAGTAATCCCGGCTGGCAGTGCTCCAATCCCGGTTCTTCCAACACCGTCATTTTCGGCTATGTCAACGATGATCGCTGGCTGGATCTCGTGGTGGCTTTTAACAGCCAGCTCGGGGGGCACGGTAAATTCTGTGCTTATCTCAACGACGGCGCCGGTTCGCTTCATACCAGCCCGGATTGGGAGTCGGCCGACGGCGGTTATGGCTCCGCTCTGAGTCTTTACGATTACGACAACGACGGCGACAACGATCTTGCCGCCGGGCGCTGGTATGATCGAATACGCATTTATGAGAATATCGGCGGGACCTTTGTCGTTTCTCCGACCTGGCAAGCGTCCCCGTCGACTGTGGCCGAAGAACTCTCCTGGATCGATATTGACGGCGACGGCCTGGAATTGTTCGTTGATACCTTCGCGGTTGACGGGAGTCGGCGGCTGTTCTATCTGAAGCGTCAACCGATTCAGATCATTGATTCAATCATAGTCGACGGCGCTCGGATCGGTCTTACCGACTATTGCCATGACCTGCGCGACGGCTGGATATCGCTGGCCGCGGCGCCTGTATCGGAACTGCTGGTTTATTATCAATACTCGTTCAAGAATGATCTGACCGTGGTCCATTGGGATACCTGCAACATGGCCTTTGCCAACACCAATGATCCGCTGCTTGATTTCTATGTCGATGTAGAAATGGGCTGGGCTCCGTTCACCGTCAATTTCAGCGACAGCAGCGCGGGCAGCTCGAACCAGGTATGGGATTTCGGTGATGGACAAACCGGGGCAGGGATGGAAGTCTCGCATATGTACGAATCGGGTGGAGCGATGGATGTTTCGCTTGAGGCCGATCTGGCTGACGGTTATCATCATCGTCGTTGCCGCAACATGGTCGTCGTGTTGGCCGACACGATCTATTTCGAGGATATCCACGCCGGACAAGCCGGGAGTGTCGTCGTCCCGGTGTATCTCAAGAACAGCAATCCGCTCAGCCGGTTGGTTCTGCCGATTTCGTATGCGGGGGATGTAACATTGAGTTATGCCGGTTTTGACACAATCGGATGCCGGACGAATTACTTCAATGAAGTAACCGTGACCGGTGTCGCCGACATGGTGCAAAAAGTCTCATTTCGCCTCACCGTGTCCGGTACCGGGAACTATCAACCGCCGCTGTCGCCCGGAGACGGCCCCATTATCAATCTGCATTTCAACCGTCAGTCGGGATTCGGAGCAGCAGTCCTGGACAGCACTTCATTCAGCGGTCGAAGTCTCGATTTCGATGCCGACTACGCCTCGTTTGTACCGGCGGTGCGATCGGGAACGGTTACTTTCGGGATTGCCTGCGGTGATATCAACGGCTCCGGGACCGTGGCCGATATCTCCGACCTGGTTTATCTGGTTGACTATATGTTCAACTCCGGATTACCTCCGGCTTCACTGGCGGCCACCGATGTTAACGGCTCCGGTTCCGGTCCGGATATCGCCGACCTGGTTTACATGGTGGACTACATGTTCAATTCCGGCCCGGATCTTGACTGCGGCTTCTAA
- a CDS encoding M4 family metallopeptidase, translating into MKSLLVAVCLAAMLFSTTGAANSEETVFGPNLLRNDPTISIYRESGSGVATFVSGHLSSNKSTGNEVEAALEFLEANQGAFRIESPRENLLVKRVDKDDLGMVHVRFDQYYQGIRILEGELLAHFSADGLLQTVNGNVETELDLSITPDIDAATAVAVAERELMDHFGKGEPNKPELVVFRWQDEIYLCWRMFLWSSTPMGRWEYLVDAHTGDIRFLANRIMDANDIGTGVGVMGDPRYHIDTDYNGSVYEMNDYTRRLNNNPHGHDGEMPAGAYIRTYLATSSLPGSVATDADNYWSGTTYAPAVDGQVYTGLVYDYLLHHLGRNGFDDAGSSMRTSVNYSAEGDNNAYWNGDQIVIWSYSGSYRSLAGCPDVIAHEWGHAVTENCSDLAYQLESGALNEAFSDMIGTAFEFAHDTLDTPDWLIGENGTLDGSGFRDMSAPHNAGDPDYYGTSDPYWIDVENCSPSYFNDYCGVHTNCGVGNKWFYLYSDGGSHHSVTVTGIGVQNAIQVAYRANRYYWTSSTDYHEGALGTLQAAADLDATGTWQAQAALAWNAVGVETPMPGLQFTWSEGVPETVSPGEDTDFYVTIAGEYGGQLVVASPTLFYSVDGGAYSSTSMMEMLNGNYLGTLPSVDCGSSIDFYIRAREQDNGYYYDPDPSTPYHAVPVTSMTVLFEDDFETNKGWTVSGSVDDGAWNRGVPVGGGDRGDPPTDYDGSGSCYLTDNVDDNSDVDNGTTILTSPVIDCSLGDAQVSYARWFSNDYGSSPNEDTMHVFVSNDNGSNWILVENVGPVDEASGGWYTHSFLLSDFVTPTSQVKVRFTAEDLGDGSVVEAGVDAFSVVHMECVSGNAPQIQTTTLPEWTQGVAYSQQLTAIGGTGNLTWTDLNGDLVGTGLSLTGTGLVTGTPTVSGDITFTAEVTDETPASDTQVLTITVNPVISVTTTTLPDWTAGIAFSQQLAAVGGTGTLSWLDELGDLSGTGLSLSSSGLLSGTPTTSGTIDFTARVNDAIGGTQLQELSLLVNDAVAVLTTSLPDGVEGDAYSQQLNADGGTGTIAWTDAGGDLAGTGLTLSTAGLVTGTVASATTITFTAQAEDALGSYDTRTLSILFTQAWICGDADGNGSATPDIQDLVYLVAYMFNDGPPPPVMATVDVDGSGSGPDISDLIYLVSYMFQGGPELQCP; encoded by the coding sequence ATGAAGAGCCTGCTCGTTGCGGTATGTCTTGCCGCTATGCTGTTTAGCACTACCGGTGCAGCCAACTCGGAGGAGACGGTTTTCGGACCGAACCTTCTCCGAAACGATCCAACAATTTCAATTTACCGGGAATCCGGGTCCGGTGTTGCAACCTTCGTGAGTGGCCATCTGTCTTCGAATAAGTCCACGGGCAACGAGGTTGAAGCCGCTCTCGAATTTCTTGAGGCTAACCAGGGGGCTTTCAGGATCGAATCACCGCGTGAAAATTTACTCGTCAAGCGGGTGGATAAGGACGATCTTGGGATGGTCCATGTTCGTTTCGATCAATACTATCAGGGGATCAGGATTCTGGAAGGGGAGTTGCTCGCTCATTTCAGCGCCGACGGTCTCCTGCAAACGGTCAACGGTAATGTTGAGACGGAACTGGATCTTTCGATAACTCCGGATATCGATGCCGCGACCGCCGTTGCCGTTGCCGAGCGTGAACTGATGGATCATTTCGGTAAAGGCGAGCCGAATAAGCCGGAACTGGTCGTATTCCGCTGGCAGGATGAAATTTATCTCTGTTGGCGGATGTTCTTATGGTCCTCAACTCCGATGGGCCGCTGGGAGTATCTGGTCGATGCCCATACCGGTGATATTCGCTTCCTGGCCAATCGTATCATGGATGCCAACGATATCGGAACCGGTGTCGGAGTAATGGGCGATCCCCGTTATCACATTGACACCGACTACAACGGTTCTGTCTATGAAATGAACGACTACACCCGCCGTCTGAACAACAATCCTCATGGACACGACGGCGAGATGCCCGCCGGGGCTTATATCCGCACCTATCTGGCGACTTCCTCGTTGCCGGGATCGGTAGCAACCGACGCCGATAACTACTGGAGCGGCACGACCTATGCCCCCGCTGTTGACGGTCAGGTGTACACCGGTCTGGTTTATGATTATCTGTTGCATCATCTCGGTCGGAACGGTTTCGACGACGCCGGCAGTTCCATGCGGACTTCGGTCAACTACTCTGCCGAGGGCGACAACAACGCCTATTGGAACGGTGATCAGATTGTGATCTGGAGTTATTCCGGAAGTTACCGTTCACTGGCCGGATGTCCCGACGTGATTGCCCATGAATGGGGGCACGCGGTAACCGAGAACTGCTCTGACCTGGCCTATCAGCTTGAATCCGGAGCACTAAACGAGGCGTTTTCGGATATGATCGGCACCGCTTTCGAGTTCGCCCACGATACGCTGGATACTCCTGATTGGTTGATAGGGGAAAACGGGACTCTCGACGGCAGCGGCTTCCGCGACATGTCCGCGCCGCATAATGCGGGTGATCCGGACTACTACGGCACCAGCGATCCTTATTGGATCGATGTCGAGAATTGTTCCCCCTCTTATTTTAACGACTACTGCGGTGTTCATACCAACTGCGGTGTCGGCAACAAGTGGTTCTATCTCTATTCCGACGGCGGGAGTCATCACAGTGTGACCGTGACCGGTATTGGAGTGCAGAACGCCATCCAGGTGGCATACCGCGCCAACCGCTACTACTGGACTTCGAGTACGGACTACCATGAAGGCGCTTTAGGCACTCTGCAGGCCGCGGCGGATTTGGATGCTACCGGCACCTGGCAAGCCCAGGCGGCTTTGGCCTGGAATGCGGTGGGCGTCGAAACACCCATGCCGGGTCTCCAGTTCACCTGGTCCGAAGGCGTTCCGGAAACCGTGTCTCCCGGTGAGGATACCGATTTCTATGTCACCATTGCCGGTGAATACGGCGGGCAACTGGTTGTTGCCAGTCCGACGTTGTTCTACAGCGTTGACGGCGGCGCCTACAGTTCCACGTCTATGATGGAAATGCTCAACGGTAATTATCTGGGAACACTGCCGTCGGTCGATTGCGGCAGCTCGATCGATTTCTACATTCGCGCCCGCGAACAGGACAACGGTTATTACTACGATCCGGATCCCTCAACTCCATACCATGCCGTCCCGGTTACTTCCATGACTGTTCTGTTTGAGGATGATTTCGAGACTAATAAAGGCTGGACGGTCTCGGGTTCGGTTGACGACGGTGCCTGGAATCGCGGTGTTCCGGTAGGAGGCGGTGATCGCGGTGATCCTCCGACCGACTACGACGGCTCCGGTTCCTGTTATTTGACCGATAATGTCGACGATAACTCCGATGTCGACAACGGCACGACTATCCTGACTTCGCCGGTCATTGATTGTTCCTTGGGTGACGCTCAGGTCAGTTATGCCCGTTGGTTTAGTAACGATTACGGCTCTTCGCCGAACGAAGACACCATGCATGTGTTCGTTTCCAACGACAACGGTTCAAACTGGATTCTGGTTGAAAACGTGGGACCGGTCGATGAAGCCAGTGGCGGGTGGTACACCCACAGTTTCCTGCTCTCGGATTTCGTAACACCTACTTCACAGGTGAAGGTACGTTTCACTGCCGAAGACCTGGGTGACGGCTCGGTGGTGGAAGCGGGTGTGGATGCTTTCAGTGTCGTCCACATGGAATGCGTCAGCGGGAATGCTCCTCAGATTCAAACGACGACACTACCGGAATGGACCCAGGGGGTAGCGTATTCTCAGCAGTTGACGGCTATCGGCGGCACCGGCAATCTGACCTGGACCGATCTGAACGGCGACCTTGTCGGTACCGGTCTGTCTTTAACCGGTACAGGTCTGGTAACCGGCACTCCGACCGTGTCTGGAGATATTACCTTTACGGCGGAAGTAACCGACGAAACTCCAGCCAGTGACACTCAGGTGTTGACGATAACCGTCAATCCGGTTATTTCGGTCACAACCACGACGCTTCCAGACTGGACGGCCGGAATAGCGTTTTCGCAGCAGCTTGCTGCCGTCGGTGGTACCGGAACGCTAAGCTGGCTGGATGAACTCGGCGATCTGTCCGGTACGGGATTATCTCTGAGCAGCAGCGGTCTATTGTCCGGAACCCCAACCACAAGCGGCACGATTGATTTTACCGCTCGCGTTAACGACGCAATAGGCGGAACACAATTACAGGAATTGTCGCTTCTCGTGAACGATGCCGTCGCGGTGTTGACCACTAGCTTGCCCGACGGAGTCGAGGGAGACGCTTACTCGCAACAGTTGAATGCCGACGGCGGCACCGGGACAATCGCCTGGACCGACGCCGGCGGTGATTTGGCCGGAACCGGTCTGACGTTATCGACTGCCGGTCTGGTCACCGGAACAGTAGCCTCGGCGACAACGATAACCTTCACGGCTCAGGCTGAAGATGCCCTCGGGAGTTACGACACCCGGACGCTTTCCATCCTGTTCACGCAGGCCTGGATCTGCGGTGATGCCGATGGGAACGGAAGTGCAACTCCGGATATTCAGGATCTGGTCTACCTGGTTGCATACATGTTCAACGATGGGCCCCCGCCTCCGGTAATGGCGACTGTTGATGTTGACGGCTCAGGCTCCGGCCCCGACATCTCCGATTTGATCTACCTGGTGAGTTACATGTTCCAGGGCGGACCGGAGCTACAATGCCCGTAG
- a CDS encoding MATE family efflux transporter: MSQPVDKIRTDYTEGSVIGSILKMGLPSMFGFLSQNIYSLADTYWVAQLEQGESGVAAITFFATIQWLFFSFNHLIGPGSVAVISRRYGEKEFDQTEKAIKETLILKLFFGFGFGLLGYFLTKQMLWVMGARDLALEQGVVYGQIMFIGMGIMFGTYSIYTALRGIANPNKAMILMLASNALNIILDPFFIFGYCGLPAMGIAGAALASVISFTLTFGVGIGILFSDSVNVRLHLKSKIPLEIITMWKIVRIGLPAWLGQLSFSSARLVITPMIATFGTSVVAAYGVGNQVTHFGISILVGIGLGLGSLIGHNIGSKKMERARHTGDQAIMLGTSVMTVFAVVSLLFPRQIMGLFFNSTDTIEYGVSMLRIFAVGFPFIGAFFMVEEIHVGVGLNIPGMVLNIVHAWFLEVLPIFILTQVLGYSQNAIWWSVTLAMMCASTAFFIYYRRGAWLSAKL; this comes from the coding sequence TTGAGTCAACCGGTCGATAAAATCCGCACTGACTACACCGAAGGCTCGGTGATCGGGTCCATTCTGAAAATGGGCTTGCCGTCCATGTTTGGTTTTCTGAGCCAGAATATATACTCCCTGGCCGATACTTACTGGGTCGCCCAATTGGAACAGGGTGAGTCCGGAGTGGCAGCCATCACCTTCTTTGCAACGATTCAATGGCTGTTTTTCTCTTTCAACCATCTCATTGGACCCGGATCGGTGGCTGTTATTTCCCGTCGATACGGCGAAAAAGAATTCGATCAGACCGAGAAAGCGATCAAAGAGACGCTGATTCTTAAGCTGTTTTTCGGATTCGGTTTTGGTCTCCTGGGTTATTTCCTGACAAAACAAATGCTATGGGTGATGGGCGCGCGCGATCTGGCACTCGAACAAGGGGTTGTGTACGGGCAGATCATGTTCATTGGGATGGGGATCATGTTCGGGACCTACTCGATCTACACCGCTTTGCGCGGTATCGCCAATCCCAACAAGGCCATGATATTGATGCTGGCCTCGAATGCGCTGAACATTATCCTCGACCCGTTCTTTATTTTCGGGTATTGCGGTCTCCCGGCTATGGGCATTGCCGGAGCGGCGTTGGCGTCGGTGATCAGCTTTACTCTGACCTTCGGGGTCGGGATCGGCATTCTGTTCAGTGATTCGGTCAACGTACGCCTCCATCTAAAAAGTAAGATTCCGCTCGAAATCATCACTATGTGGAAAATCGTCCGCATCGGACTCCCTGCCTGGCTGGGACAGCTTTCGTTTTCTTCGGCCCGGCTGGTGATCACGCCGATGATTGCGACCTTCGGAACCAGTGTCGTGGCGGCCTATGGGGTAGGCAACCAGGTTACTCATTTTGGGATATCGATCCTGGTAGGGATCGGACTCGGGCTTGGGTCTTTGATCGGTCATAACATAGGCAGTAAAAAAATGGAGCGGGCTCGTCACACCGGAGACCAGGCTATTATGCTGGGCACCAGTGTCATGACCGTGTTCGCCGTAGTCTCGTTGTTGTTCCCCCGGCAGATCATGGGGTTGTTCTTTAACTCGACGGATACTATCGAATACGGTGTTTCCATGCTGCGGATTTTTGCCGTCGGTTTCCCGTTTATCGGAGCGTTTTTCATGGTTGAGGAGATCCATGTTGGAGTCGGGCTCAACATTCCGGGAATGGTCCTGAATATCGTCCATGCCTGGTTTCTGGAAGTTCTTCCGATTTTCATCCTGACTCAGGTGCTGGGCTATTCTCAGAATGCTATCTGGTGGTCGGTGACGCTGGCCATGATGTGTGCATCAACCGCTTTCTTCATCTACTATCGTCGTGGGGCCTGGCTTTCGGCCAAACTCTGA
- a CDS encoding thrombospondin type 3 repeat-containing protein, which translates to MRGFLNRLMIALLALVCTGQAAAEDIEFIVDNVEGLTSAGRFPTDNIVTYNIRLTNESGTNLKGFTNGLRFYSPDGATWNTVTADSTGVIGKDIFDLIFSINHRVTGSGADTVGFAGSIMFSSGLASPFSEIAYTVDVGPIDDADNGKTICVDSTYFPPSGLWLWVMLSKDYDAIPAWNGPLCYTIDACWDDPNDSDSDGIADACDNCPAISNVDQSNVDGDDYGDVCDNCPDVANDDQADTDGDGIGDACDECTDTDGDGFGNPGFAANTCAEDNCPDVYNPDQSDVDADDYGDACDNCPNDANPGQANADGDNYGDACDNCPDIDNNDQIDSDGDDYGDVCDNCPNDANSGQENTDGDDYGDACDNCPAVANNDQVDTDGDGIGDACDDCTDTDGDGFGNPGFAANTCAEDNCPDTYNPDQVNADGDDYGDACDNCPDVANNDQTDTDGDGIGDACDECTDTDSDGVCDEVDNCPFVYNEDQIDTDEDTYGDACDNCPEDYNPDQADTDEDGLGDACDGCCEGIRGDVNYDGLYEPDIRDLVYLVEHMFQNGFDPPCFEEADINADGKERIDISDLVCLVSYMFHYGGDYPLPDCPW; encoded by the coding sequence ATGAGAGGATTCCTAAATCGGTTGATGATCGCCCTCCTCGCCCTGGTCTGCACCGGACAGGCTGCTGCCGAGGATATCGAATTCATCGTGGACAATGTCGAAGGATTGACGTCTGCGGGGAGATTCCCGACGGACAATATCGTAACATACAATATCCGCCTGACGAACGAATCCGGCACCAACCTCAAAGGATTCACCAACGGACTTCGGTTCTACTCTCCCGACGGCGCTACCTGGAACACGGTTACGGCGGATTCCACGGGCGTCATAGGTAAAGACATCTTCGATCTCATCTTCTCTATAAACCATCGTGTAACAGGCTCCGGCGCCGACACCGTCGGTTTCGCCGGGTCGATTATGTTCAGTTCGGGACTGGCGAGCCCCTTCAGCGAGATCGCCTACACCGTTGACGTCGGTCCGATCGATGATGCCGACAACGGCAAAACCATCTGCGTTGATTCCACGTACTTCCCCCCCAGCGGTCTCTGGCTATGGGTTATGCTGTCCAAGGATTACGACGCGATCCCAGCCTGGAACGGTCCCCTCTGCTATACGATCGATGCCTGTTGGGACGACCCGAACGACAGCGACAGTGACGGTATTGCCGATGCCTGCGACAACTGTCCCGCGATAAGTAATGTCGATCAATCCAATGTCGACGGTGATGACTACGGCGATGTGTGCGACAATTGCCCCGACGTTGCCAACGACGATCAGGCCGACACCGACGGTGACGGTATCGGTGATGCCTGTGACGAATGCACCGATACGGACGGCGACGGTTTTGGGAATCCCGGTTTCGCGGCCAATACCTGTGCTGAGGATAACTGCCCGGACGTCTACAACCCGGACCAGTCCGACGTTGACGCCGATGACTACGGTGATGCCTGCGATAACTGTCCCAATGACGCCAACCCCGGCCAGGCGAACGCCGATGGCGACAACTACGGTGACGCCTGCGACAACTGCCCTGATATTGACAACAACGATCAGATTGACAGCGACGGCGACGACTACGGTGACGTCTGTGATAACTGTCCCAATGATGCCAACAGCGGCCAGGAGAACACTGACGGCGACGATTACGGCGATGCCTGCGACAACTGTCCGGCCGTAGCCAACAACGATCAGGTCGACACCGACGGTGACGGTATCGGCGATGCCTGCGACGATTGCACCGATACGGATGGCGATGGTTTTGGAAACCCGGGATTCGCCGCCAATACCTGCGCCGAAGACAACTGTCCCGACACATATAACCCGGACCAGGTGAATGCCGACGGCGATGACTACGGCGATGCCTGTGACAACTGCCCCGACGTAGCCAACAACGACCAGACCGACACGGACGGCGACGGCATCGGCGATGCTTGTGACGAATGCACCGACACGGACAGCGACGGCGTCTGTGACGAAGTAGATAATTGTCCGTTCGTCTACAACGAGGATCAGATCGACACCGATGAGGACACCTACGGCGACGCTTGCGATAATTGCCCGGAAGACTACAATCCGGACCAGGCCGACACCGACGAAGACGGCCTTGGCGATGCTTGTGACGGTTGCTGCGAGGGGATTCGCGGTGACGTCAACTATGACGGCCTATACGAACCCGATATTCGTGATCTGGTCTATCTCGTGGAGCACATGTTCCAAAACGGATTCGACCCGCCATGCTTTGAGGAAGCCGATATCAACGCTGACGGCAAAGAGCGTATTGACATCAGTGATCTGGTATGCCTCGTATCGTATATGTTCCATTACGGGGGGGATTATCCGCTCCCGG
- a CDS encoding DUF4412 domain-containing protein: protein MTPSQKRYFTFSLALILLMAMASIANAAAQHLLMENHVDAYQVAGQTIPDKTDTTEYWLENGNARVNMGDSASFIYHSETKTMYGLNHVDKSYFEFSVGDFESLLEREMGADAGPMMEQMKAMFQVKATVTPTEETKKIDDWNCTKYLSKVELMGTVVPTEIWTTTDINMDANIYSIASNAMKAILPGFDGMMAELEKIKGVTVESSSETNFNGIVMKTHSKLIKYEEASAPTGAYTVPEGYKKTDMQMPGGGK, encoded by the coding sequence GTGACACCGTCCCAAAAACGTTACTTCACTTTCAGCTTGGCCCTGATCCTTCTCATGGCCATGGCTTCCATCGCTAATGCCGCCGCTCAGCATTTATTGATGGAGAATCATGTCGATGCTTACCAGGTTGCCGGTCAGACCATTCCGGATAAAACCGATACCACGGAATACTGGCTTGAGAACGGCAACGCGCGGGTAAACATGGGTGACAGCGCCAGCTTCATTTATCACAGCGAAACCAAGACCATGTACGGTCTGAACCATGTCGACAAATCATATTTCGAATTTTCCGTAGGTGATTTTGAGTCTTTGCTTGAGCGTGAAATGGGCGCCGATGCCGGTCCGATGATGGAACAAATGAAAGCGATGTTCCAGGTCAAAGCTACCGTCACTCCAACTGAAGAGACGAAGAAAATCGACGACTGGAACTGCACCAAATATCTGTCAAAGGTAGAACTGATGGGAACGGTTGTCCCCACTGAAATTTGGACTACCACCGACATCAATATGGATGCCAATATCTACAGCATCGCCAGCAATGCCATGAAGGCTATCCTCCCGGGATTCGATGGAATGATGGCTGAACTCGAGAAGATCAAGGGTGTGACGGTTGAAAGTAGTTCGGAGACTAACTTCAACGGGATCGTTATGAAAACCCATTCCAAATTGATTAAGTACGAGGAAGCGAGTGCTCCGACAGGTGCCTATACTGTTCCGGAAGGCTATAAAAAAACCGATATGCAGATGCCCGGCGGCGGCAAATAG